The Chryseolinea soli genome contains a region encoding:
- a CDS encoding cytochrome c oxidase subunit 3, whose protein sequence is MALDIKIVEEAQKPLGMNPKKFGLWLFMGSVIMVFAAWTSAYLVRRADGNWRVFELPSLFWITSVIILVSSGTMHWAYLSAKRDNLEQTKLAISITSLLGVAFLIGQFLAWGQMVEHNVHFVGNPSGSFVYVISWMHGLHIVSGVVFLLIVLVATFQYKVHSKRMSQMEMCATYWHFLDALWLYLFVFLLLNR, encoded by the coding sequence ATGGCATTGGATATAAAGATCGTTGAAGAAGCACAGAAGCCCTTGGGGATGAACCCCAAGAAATTTGGGCTGTGGCTGTTCATGGGAAGCGTGATCATGGTTTTCGCAGCCTGGACCAGCGCCTACCTGGTGCGTCGTGCCGACGGTAACTGGAGAGTGTTTGAATTGCCGAGCTTGTTTTGGATCACCTCGGTCATTATCCTGGTCAGCAGCGGCACCATGCATTGGGCCTATTTGTCGGCGAAAAGGGACAACCTGGAGCAGACCAAGCTGGCCATCAGCATCACCAGCCTGCTGGGGGTGGCGTTTTTGATTGGGCAGTTCCTGGCCTGGGGGCAGATGGTAGAGCATAACGTGCATTTTGTGGGGAATCCGTCCGGGTCTTTCGTGTATGTGATCTCCTGGATGCACGGGTTGCACATCGTGAGCGGGGTAGTATTTCTGCTCATCGTGCTCGTGGCCACTTTCCAGTATAAAGTGCACTCAAAAAGGATGTCGCAGATGGAAATGTGTGCCACATACTGGCATTTTTTGGATGCCCTTTGGCTATATTTGTTTGTTTTTCTATTATTGAACCGCTAA
- a CDS encoding cytochrome c oxidase subunit 3 yields MASTAAAAHGESTWDGGSSPMGASYGKLMMWFFLMSDAFTFSALLITYGLVRSSHHAYTKAVDAFTFSQSYWPIPEKVFESVPFLEGVSLPLVFVGIMTFILIMSSVTMVLAVEAGHRMDRKAVEKWMLWTLLGGIAFLSCQAWEWTHFIHGAHHGSAVAEGTTFFGANLAHNQYGPPDFAAFFFFITGFHGFHVFSGVCLNFLIYFNTVTGLYERRGHYEMVEKVGLYWHFVDLVWVFVFTFFYLV; encoded by the coding sequence ATGGCAAGTACAGCAGCAGCAGCTCACGGCGAGAGCACATGGGACGGTGGATCCTCACCGATGGGAGCCAGCTATGGCAAACTCATGATGTGGTTCTTTTTAATGTCCGATGCTTTTACTTTCTCCGCATTGCTCATCACCTATGGCCTGGTGCGTTCTTCGCATCATGCATATACAAAAGCCGTAGATGCATTCACGTTCTCGCAAAGCTACTGGCCCATTCCTGAAAAGGTGTTCGAATCCGTTCCGTTCCTGGAAGGAGTGTCGCTTCCCCTGGTTTTCGTGGGTATCATGACTTTCATTCTCATCATGAGTTCCGTAACGATGGTACTTGCTGTTGAAGCCGGTCACCGTATGGACCGCAAGGCCGTTGAGAAATGGATGCTTTGGACCCTGCTGGGCGGTATCGCTTTCTTGAGCTGCCAGGCTTGGGAATGGACTCACTTTATCCATGGAGCACACCACGGTTCAGCAGTGGCAGAAGGAACAACTTTCTTCGGCGCTAACCTGGCCCATAACCAATACGGTCCCCCGGATTTTGCAGCCTTCTTCTTTTTCATCACAGGCTTCCATGGCTTCCACGTATTCAGCGGGGTGTGTCTGAATTTCCTCATCTATTTCAATACGGTCACCGGTCTCTACGAAAGAAGAGGTCACTATGAAATGGTGGAGAAGGTAGGCTTGTACTGGCACTTTGTGGACCTTGTATGGGTGTTCGTGTTCACGTTCTTCTACCTGGTTTAA
- a CDS encoding cytochrome C oxidase subunit IV family protein gives MAHAENESHVTVLPPDKAKIKKLWTVAAYLGAITAVEFLVAFTMNHGPLKTAIFIGMTIIKAGYIVGEFMHLRYEVKVLFWSILIPLIFIVWMLVAFIYEGIAISLVR, from the coding sequence ATGGCACACGCTGAAAACGAATCGCACGTAACCGTTCTTCCTCCCGATAAAGCGAAAATCAAAAAACTGTGGACAGTGGCCGCGTATTTGGGGGCAATCACTGCTGTAGAGTTCCTTGTCGCCTTCACCATGAACCACGGTCCTTTGAAGACGGCGATCTTCATCGGCATGACCATCATAAAAGCCGGCTACATTGTAGGCGAGTTCATGCACTTGCGCTATGAAGTGAAAGTGTTGTTCTGGTCCATCCTCATCCCCTTGATCTTCATCGTGTGGATGCTGGTAGCCTTTATTTACGAAGGCATCGCCATTTCACTCGTTCGCTAA
- a CDS encoding DUF420 domain-containing protein, whose product MEPNVVNVEQQKEPYKKLIIAVSIAIPLVVAVLFGVKVPGYDLSFLPPIYATINGVTAVLLVSALIAIKNGKRKLHENLMKTNIALSAAFLVMYVLYHMTSDPTSYGGEGALKYIYFFILITHILLSVAVIPLVLFTFVRAWRGDYVRHRALAKITFPIWLYVAVTGVIVYLMISPYYAA is encoded by the coding sequence ATGGAGCCGAATGTAGTAAACGTAGAACAACAGAAAGAGCCCTACAAAAAATTGATCATTGCTGTATCGATTGCCATCCCGTTAGTGGTGGCGGTTTTGTTTGGCGTGAAGGTGCCCGGCTACGACCTTTCTTTTCTACCCCCGATCTATGCCACGATCAACGGCGTCACGGCCGTGTTGCTGGTGAGTGCATTGATCGCGATCAAAAACGGCAAGCGGAAGTTGCATGAAAATCTAATGAAGACGAACATCGCGCTTTCGGCGGCTTTCCTGGTGATGTACGTCTTGTATCACATGACCAGCGACCCTACGTCCTATGGCGGCGAGGGTGCCTTGAAATACATCTATTTTTTTATCCTCATCACGCACATTTTGTTGTCGGTCGCTGTTATACCGTTGGTGCTTTTCACATTTGTGCGGGCCTGGCGTGGAGACTATGTGCGGCACAGAGCGCTCGCCAAGATCACGTTCCCCATCTGGCTTTATGTGGCCGTGACGGGAGTGATCGTTTACCTGATGATCAGCCCATACTACGCAGCATAA
- a CDS encoding DUF983 domain-containing protein produces the protein MQERNYLTALLQGKCPHCRQGNMFAYPLRKLSKFNVMNATCPHCGIRLEPEPGFYQGAMYVGYGFTIAFITLVSLVLYTLGDVSEWHYIGASVGGMALLIPLNYRYSRMVYLYLFGGIKYDRRLSQTK, from the coding sequence ATGCAAGAAAGGAACTATCTCACGGCCCTGTTGCAAGGTAAGTGCCCCCATTGCCGCCAGGGCAACATGTTTGCATACCCCCTCCGAAAGCTGAGCAAGTTTAACGTGATGAACGCCACGTGTCCGCATTGTGGCATTCGACTGGAACCGGAGCCTGGGTTCTACCAGGGCGCCATGTATGTGGGCTATGGGTTCACCATCGCCTTCATCACGTTGGTCAGTCTCGTCCTGTATACGTTGGGTGATGTTTCGGAGTGGCACTACATCGGCGCGAGCGTGGGTGGCATGGCACTGCTCATCCCGCTGAATTACCGCTACTCGCGCATGGTGTATCTCTACCTTTTCGGCGGCATCAAATACGATCGCCGCCTGTCGCAAACAAAGTAG